In the Tessaracoccus lacteus genome, CGCTGTCGGGGACGCGCCGGCAGTCGGGGCGGTCGTGTACTCGGCCCTGCTCAGGTCCACGACCGTCGGTTTGCCGTTGAGCCACGGAATCGGATCGGTGAACTGCCCGTCGACGATGACTTCGAAGTGGAGATGGCAGCCAGTCGAGTATCCAGTGGACCCGACGAGCCCGATCCCGTCGAGCACCTCGACCTTCTGCCCGACGGCGACCCCGATCGCCGAGAGATGGTTGTACGTCGTCACCACACGGTGGCCCGAGATCATGCCGTGGTCGATCTTCACCTGCACCCCGTTGCCGCCGGCCCACCCCGTGAACACGACTGTGCCGGCGCGGGCCGCGCCGACGGGGGTGCCGCAGGCGGCCGCCCAGTCCTGTCCGGTGTGCAGCTTCCAGTAGCCCAGGACCGGGTGGAGCCGCATCCCGAACGGCGACGTCGCCCTCCCCACGACGGGCCTGGTGAGCAGCCGGTCGGCGTCGATGTGCCCCAGGTCGGCGACCCTCGCGGTGGCGATCGTGGCGGGGGCCGTCGGCAGGGGCACGACCGACGGGGTCCCGTCAGGCTGCGCGACCTCCGGGGTCACGGCGCTGAACGGATCGAAGGAGGGGGTGGACGCCGCAGGGGCGCTGGGCAGGCCAGGTGCCTCGGACAGGTCCTGGGACACCAGCGCGGGCCGGCTGACCGACGGTGCGGGAACGGCCGTCACCGCGACGTCGGGATCACCCCCCGACAGAGCCATCGCCGACACCAGCGCGCAGGCCCCGACCACCGACCCGACGGCCACCAGCCGCCCCACCCAGGTGCCGTCCCGGCGGGCGAATGGGGCCGCGTGACGCCCGCCCTCGGACGCAGCACCGTTGAGGTCGAAGACCTCGCTGGTGTCCGATCCGTGTCGCGGCTGGGGCGTCGGCTTCATCGTCTTGTGGATCGTCAGGTGGTCTCGAAGTCGACGGTCAGGTGCGCCGAGACCTCGACATCGGCCGGGTCAAGGTCAATCTGCGGCGCTGAACCCCCTCGTTGCATGGGAGCGGACATCGCCCTGGCGAACATCGGCGCGCCGTCGTCACGGATGCTCGTCGGCTCGATCCTCCGGTAGCCGGCGGCCGACGCGATCCAACCGGCGCGCTGCCGCGCGTCGCGGAACGCCTCGCCGATGACCTCAGGCTGCTGCTGGGCGATGGTCTCCTCGGTCAGCTGCCAGTCGAGCCCGACGACGCGGACGCCTCGCGTGGCAGCCAGCTCGCCCAGCAACGGGCCGACGACCGACAGGTCGTCGAGCCGCACGGATCCGCGCACCTCGGCCGAGTGCTGAGGGGTGCCCGGATTCCCCTGGGAGTCGGTGCCCGCCCCCGCCCAGGTCCGCAGCGAAGTGAGCTTGAGGTCGCGGCCACGACCGTCGGCGATCGCCTCCTGCAGGCGGGCGCGCAGCCCGTCCGTCGTCCGCGCGGTCTCCGCGACAACCTCGTCGCGCCGCGGCCCCGTGAAGCCCGTCGTCAGCGTGACGACGACGCACTCCGCCGGGAGCCTGAGCTGGCTGACCCCCGTCACCGTGATCCTCATGGGGCCGAGTCTAGGCAGCAGTCGCGGCCTGCGGGAGTGGTCCCGACGAACCGTGCAGACGCGCTGGGCGAAACGCGCATCGGCGTTGCGGGTGCGCGTGAAAGGCTGTTGACATGATCATTCCCGACGACAAGGACTGGACCTGGGTTCTGGAGAAGAGCTGCGCGGACTGCGGCTTCGACCCTCAGGCCGTGGCATTCAAGACCATCTCGACGACGGCCCGCTCCATCACCGAGGAATTCGCGGAGCTGCTGGGCGACGCGACGCTCGAGCAGCTCACCGACCGCCCGGACGACGCGACCTGGTCGCCGCTGGAGTACGCGGCCCATGTCCGCGACGTCTGCCGGATCATGCACGCGCGCCTCAACCTGATGCTGGTCCTCGACGACCCCGACTTCGCGAACTGGGACCAGGACATCACGGCCGAGTCGCAGCACTACCGCGACCAGGACCCCGACGAGGTCGCCGACGAGTTGGTGGCGGCCGGCGACGCGATGGCCACGGCCCTGGCTCTGGTGCGTGACGAGCAGCTCGGCCGCTCCGGCAGGCGGTCCAACGGATCGCGGTTCACCGTCGAGACGCTGGCGCAGTACTTCCTGCACGACCTCGTGCACCACGCCCACGACGTGGGCCTGTCGACCGCCTAGCCGTAGGTGTCGCGGGGCCCCCTGCCCTGCACTGCGCGCGGGCCCTTCTTCCAACTCGGCGCCCGGGGGCCGCGGAACTCGACGCGCAGCACCGTCTGCTCCCCGAGCGCCCGGTTCAGCTGGGCGACGAGCTGCGATGCGGCATACCGCATCGCCGTTGCCCACGAGGTCGAGTCGCAGTCGACGATGAGCACGCCGTTCTCGTAGAAGACGGGCTTCGAGTGCTCCGCGTTGGACTCCCCCACCAGGTCCGGCCATCGGCGCAGCACGGTGGACAGCGAGATGCGTTTCTTCCAGCCGCGCTCCCGCACCACCTGGTCCAGGACATTGCCGATCAACTGAGGATCACGGTCATCCGGGTGCGCCCCGGACCTCTGCTGCTCGACGGGACGTGCCGGTCGACGGGGAGTGCGCGGCTTCGTCGGCTCGGGCAGCACCACACCGTACTCCGCGGCCTCCACCGCGGCGCGGGCAATCTCCGAGGCCAGCTCAAGGCCCGTCGGATCGTGCTGCTCACTCACACGCCGAGCGTACCTCCACCCGTCCGCACCCAGACTTGGGCGAGCCCATCCACCCCGTGAACTACGCATCCCACAAGGCATTACACCGATAGGGTGACCCTCGACAGTTGAGCCGTCCACCAGATCGGTGGGCCTCATGAGAGGAACCCATGCCCCCCTTCGGTTCTGGCGGAGCCCTTCCCGTCATCGCCATCTCCGCCGTCATCGGCCTTATCGGCGGAGCAGGCGGCGCCTTCGCAGTGCAGTCGCTCGGCGACTCGGCTGTCCGGTCCGGGAGCCCCGTGCACGGCTGCCTGGACGCGGCCGCCGGCACGCTCTCGCTGCAGTCCGGGTCCGACTGTGCCGACGGCCAGGTCGCCGTCGTGTGGCAGACCCGTGAGGCCGACGCCGGTGAGGCGGGTGCCGACGGCGCAGATGGTGCAGACGGCCAGGATGGCGCGACAGGCGTCGACGGCGCGGATGGGGAGGCCGGGGCCACAGGAGGGACGGGTGCAGCCGGAGCCACCGGCGCAACCGGACCTACCGGGGCCACTGGCGCCACGGGCGCGACCGGGGCTACCGGCGATGCTGGCAGCGCCGGCGCGACGGGCGCTCAGGGCAAGGCCGGCTCGACCGGAGCAGCCGGATCCGACGGCGCGGACGGCGCCGACGGTGCGACGGGTGCAGCCGGAGCCGCGGGCGCCAAGGGTGACGCGGGAGCGACCGGGGCTACCGGCGCGGCCGCGTGGTCGACGGTGTCCGACTGGGATGCCACCACCCCCTA is a window encoding:
- a CDS encoding M23 family metallopeptidase, with the protein product MKPTPQPRHGSDTSEVFDLNGAASEGGRHAAPFARRDGTWVGRLVAVGSVVGACALVSAMALSGGDPDVAVTAVPAPSVSRPALVSQDLSEAPGLPSAPAASTPSFDPFSAVTPEVAQPDGTPSVVPLPTAPATIATARVADLGHIDADRLLTRPVVGRATSPFGMRLHPVLGYWKLHTGQDWAAACGTPVGAARAGTVVFTGWAGGNGVQVKIDHGMISGHRVVTTYNHLSAIGVAVGQKVEVLDGIGLVGSTGYSTGCHLHFEVIVDGQFTDPIPWLNGKPTVVDLSRAEYTTAPTAGASPTATKTPAAASATPSKNPSSSRTRASSTAKPSASESPSRRHSHSPSASTSPTPSPTPDESPSPSPSPTPDESPSPSVSPSPSLSPSASPSPSPEGSESAGDVQSSSVPPTLQPTAIPTSSQE
- a CDS encoding SIMPL domain-containing protein, producing MRITVTGVSQLRLPAECVVVTLTTGFTGPRRDEVVAETARTTDGLRARLQEAIADGRGRDLKLTSLRTWAGAGTDSQGNPGTPQHSAEVRGSVRLDDLSVVGPLLGELAATRGVRVVGLDWQLTEETIAQQQPEVIGEAFRDARQRAGWIASAAGYRRIEPTSIRDDGAPMFARAMSAPMQRGGSAPQIDLDPADVEVSAHLTVDFETT
- a CDS encoding DinB family protein, coding for MIIPDDKDWTWVLEKSCADCGFDPQAVAFKTISTTARSITEEFAELLGDATLEQLTDRPDDATWSPLEYAAHVRDVCRIMHARLNLMLVLDDPDFANWDQDITAESQHYRDQDPDEVADELVAAGDAMATALALVRDEQLGRSGRRSNGSRFTVETLAQYFLHDLVHHAHDVGLSTA
- a CDS encoding DUF721 domain-containing protein, translating into MSEQHDPTGLELASEIARAAVEAAEYGVVLPEPTKPRTPRRPARPVEQQRSGAHPDDRDPQLIGNVLDQVVRERGWKKRISLSTVLRRWPDLVGESNAEHSKPVFYENGVLIVDCDSTSWATAMRYAASQLVAQLNRALGEQTVLRVEFRGPRAPSWKKGPRAVQGRGPRDTYG